A window of the Streptomyces sp. NBC_01351 genome harbors these coding sequences:
- a CDS encoding carboxymuconolactone decarboxylase family protein, giving the protein MTNTSSSLSRMPDPGAFVPELADISAALFRATGNRSVPRSTMSLVHLRAGQIVGNTYLTVLNTGFLRKAGVSEERITAVSSWQDALCFTEAERAALALVEATLQPAPHGKERVSDELYAEVAKHYDEKALATLTIAIGQINFFIALAVIGKPRPVTSLADEQWD; this is encoded by the coding sequence ATGACGAACACCAGCAGCTCCCTCTCCCGGATGCCCGACCCCGGCGCCTTCGTCCCCGAGCTCGCCGACATCAGCGCCGCCCTCTTCCGCGCCACGGGCAACCGCTCCGTGCCGCGCTCCACGATGAGCCTCGTCCACCTGCGGGCCGGCCAGATCGTCGGCAACACCTACCTGACCGTCCTGAACACCGGGTTCCTCCGCAAGGCCGGGGTGTCCGAGGAGCGCATCACCGCCGTCTCCTCCTGGCAGGACGCCCTCTGCTTCACCGAGGCGGAGCGAGCCGCCCTCGCCCTGGTCGAGGCGACCCTCCAGCCCGCCCCGCACGGCAAGGAGCGCGTCTCCGACGAGCTGTACGCCGAGGTGGCGAAGCACTACGACGAGAAGGCCCTCGCCACCCTCACCATCGCGATCGGCCAGATCAACTTCTTCATCGCCCTGGCGGTCATCGGCAAGCCGCGGCCCGTCACCTCCCTGGCGGACGAACAGTGGGACTGA
- a CDS encoding adenylosuccinate synthase yields MPALVLLGAQWGDEGKGKATDLLGGSVDYVVRYQGGNNAGHTVVVGDQKYALHLLPSGILSPGCTPVIGNGVVVDPAVLLSELRGLNERGIDTSKLLISGNAHLITPYNVTLDKVGERFLGKRKIGTTGRGIGPTYADKINRVGIRVQDLYDESILTQKVEAALEGKNQLLAKLYNRRAIDAAQIVEEMLQYADQIKGYVADTTLILNNALDEDKVVLFEGGQGTLLDVDHGTYPFVTSSNPTAGGACTGTGVGPTKISRVIGILKAYTTRVGAGPFPTELFDKDGEDLRRIGGERGVTTGRDRRCGWFDAPIARYATRVNGLTDFFLTKLDVLTGWEQIPVCVAYEIDGKRVEELPYSQSDFHHAKPIYEYLPGWSEDITKAKTFEDLPANAQAYVKALEEMSGAPISAIGVGPGRTETIEINSFL; encoded by the coding sequence GTGCCCGCTCTTGTGCTGCTCGGAGCTCAGTGGGGTGACGAGGGCAAGGGAAAGGCCACCGACCTGCTCGGTGGATCCGTTGACTATGTAGTGCGCTACCAGGGTGGCAACAACGCCGGCCACACGGTCGTCGTAGGCGACCAGAAGTACGCGCTGCACCTTCTCCCTTCCGGCATCCTCTCCCCCGGATGCACCCCGGTCATCGGTAACGGCGTCGTCGTCGACCCGGCCGTCCTGCTCTCCGAGCTGCGCGGCCTGAACGAGCGCGGCATCGACACCTCCAAGCTGCTCATCAGCGGCAACGCGCACCTGATCACGCCGTACAACGTCACGCTCGACAAGGTCGGCGAGCGTTTCCTCGGCAAGCGCAAGATCGGTACGACCGGCCGCGGCATCGGCCCGACGTACGCGGACAAGATCAACCGCGTCGGCATCCGCGTCCAGGACCTCTACGACGAGTCGATCCTCACCCAGAAGGTCGAAGCGGCGCTGGAGGGCAAGAACCAGCTCCTCGCGAAGCTGTACAACCGCCGCGCGATCGACGCCGCCCAGATCGTCGAAGAGATGCTCCAGTACGCGGACCAGATCAAGGGCTACGTCGCCGACACCACCCTGATCCTCAACAACGCGCTGGACGAGGACAAGGTCGTGCTCTTCGAGGGCGGCCAGGGCACCCTGCTCGACGTCGACCACGGCACGTACCCCTTCGTCACCTCCTCGAACCCGACCGCGGGCGGCGCCTGCACCGGTACGGGTGTCGGCCCGACGAAGATCAGCCGCGTCATCGGCATCCTGAAGGCCTACACGACCCGCGTCGGCGCCGGCCCGTTCCCGACCGAGCTGTTCGACAAGGACGGCGAGGACCTGCGCCGCATCGGTGGCGAGCGCGGTGTGACCACCGGCCGCGACCGTCGCTGCGGCTGGTTCGACGCGCCGATCGCGCGCTACGCGACCCGCGTCAACGGCCTGACGGACTTCTTCCTCACCAAGCTGGACGTCCTGACCGGCTGGGAGCAGATCCCGGTCTGCGTGGCGTACGAGATCGACGGCAAGCGCGTCGAGGAGCTCCCGTACTCGCAGTCGGACTTCCACCACGCGAAGCCGATCTACGAATACCTCCCCGGCTGGTCCGAGGACATCACCAAGGCCAAGACCTTCGAGGACCTGCCGGCGAACGCCCAGGCGTACGTCAAGGCCCTCGAGGAGATGTCGGGCGCCCCGATCTCCGCGATCGGCGTCGGCCCGGGCCGTACCGAGACGATCGAGATCAACTCGTTCCTCTAG
- a CDS encoding diacylglycerol kinase, whose protein sequence is MSHAGAPVGGLLVLVDPVARRLDGESVRIAKDVLSAGAAAKICLPDSSEEFARALARRGHRRLVIVGDDRALVRAVGLLHRERGLSDGAVSLIPVGPVGSLGLARSLGVPLSAVSAARAVLDGAVRVCDLLVDDSDGVVLGDLRIPSADRPAARPAGPSVWNAYRSLVRTLVRPPVSGAAAPGRGLRVEADGVVLADVDEPVLDVSVAARDGLAEVVVRSGSGADSAPGFGSGSGSGSGGPRVARVRSVTVSGADFRYRADQAVTGPVRRRTWTLHPGAWGLTLPHQR, encoded by the coding sequence ATGAGCCATGCGGGCGCGCCGGTAGGCGGCCTGCTCGTGCTCGTCGACCCGGTCGCCCGCCGTCTTGACGGCGAGTCCGTGCGGATCGCGAAAGATGTGTTGTCAGCGGGCGCGGCGGCGAAAATTTGCCTCCCGGACTCATCGGAGGAGTTCGCGCGGGCTCTTGCCCGCCGGGGTCATCGGCGGTTGGTGATCGTCGGGGACGACCGGGCTCTGGTGCGGGCCGTCGGGTTGCTGCACCGGGAGCGGGGGCTGTCCGACGGGGCCGTTTCCCTGATTCCGGTGGGGCCAGTGGGGTCACTGGGGCTGGCGAGGTCGCTCGGCGTGCCACTTTCGGCCGTTTCCGCGGCGCGGGCCGTGCTGGACGGCGCGGTCCGCGTCTGTGACCTGCTGGTCGACGACAGCGACGGGGTGGTGCTGGGGGACCTGCGGATCCCGTCGGCCGACCGCCCGGCGGCCCGCCCGGCGGGGCCGTCGGTGTGGAACGCGTACCGCTCGCTCGTACGCACCCTGGTGCGCCCGCCGGTGTCCGGCGCGGCGGCGCCGGGGCGGGGGCTGCGCGTGGAGGCGGACGGGGTGGTGCTGGCCGATGTCGACGAGCCCGTGCTGGACGTGTCGGTGGCGGCCCGGGACGGCCTGGCGGAGGTGGTGGTCCGGTCGGGGTCGGGCGCGGACTCCGCTCCCGGCTTCGGCTCCGGCTCCGGCTCCGGTTCCGGCGGGCCCCGGGTCGCCCGGGTGCGGTCGGTGACGGTGTCGGGGGCGGACTTCCGCTACCGGGCCGACCAGGCGGTGACCGGCCCGGTCCGGCGGCGTACGTGGACGCTGCACCCCGGGGCGTGGGGCCTGACGCTGCCGCACCAGCGGTGA
- a CDS encoding cytochrome P450, which yields MGFDPWDAGFVADPYPAYRELREQGRAIWWEATGQWLVPHYADVSTLLRDRRLGRTYLHRFSHEEFGREAPPAEHEPFHVLNGNGLLDLEDPAHARVRRLVAKAFTPRTVERLVPAVRSLAQGLVGRLLADGGGDLLTAVAEPLPVAVIAELLGVPEADRGLLRPWSADICGMYELRPDEETARRAVRASVEFSAYLRGLIAERRARPGEDLISGLIAAHDDEGRLSEQEMISTCVLLLNAGHEATVNTTVNGWWALFRNPAQLADLRRNPEKLSTAVDELMRYDTPLQMFERWVLDDVRIGDTLVPRGAEVALLFGSANRDPARFADPDALDLVRADNPHLSFGAGIHYCLGAPLARRELEASFGALLADGVPPLRLVEEPQWRDGYVIRGLERLLVEF from the coding sequence ATGGGCTTTGATCCGTGGGACGCGGGGTTCGTCGCCGATCCGTATCCGGCGTACCGGGAGTTGCGGGAGCAGGGGCGGGCCATCTGGTGGGAGGCCACCGGGCAGTGGTTGGTGCCGCACTACGCCGATGTGAGCACGCTGCTGCGGGACCGGCGGCTGGGGCGGACCTACCTGCACCGCTTCTCGCACGAGGAGTTCGGCCGCGAGGCCCCGCCGGCGGAGCACGAGCCCTTCCACGTGCTCAACGGCAACGGCCTGCTGGACCTGGAGGACCCCGCGCACGCGCGGGTGCGGAGGCTCGTGGCGAAGGCCTTCACCCCGCGCACGGTGGAGCGGCTCGTGCCCGCCGTGCGGAGCCTCGCCCAAGGGCTGGTGGGGCGGCTGCTCGCGGACGGGGGCGGGGATCTGCTCACCGCCGTCGCCGAGCCGCTGCCGGTGGCCGTCATCGCGGAGCTGCTGGGCGTGCCGGAGGCGGACCGGGGACTGCTGCGGCCCTGGTCGGCGGACATCTGCGGGATGTACGAGCTCCGGCCGGACGAGGAGACGGCGCGGCGCGCGGTGCGGGCGAGCGTGGAGTTCAGCGCCTACCTGCGGGGGCTGATCGCCGAGCGGCGGGCGCGTCCCGGGGAGGATTTGATCTCCGGGCTGATCGCCGCCCACGATGACGAGGGCCGGCTCAGCGAGCAGGAGATGATCTCCACGTGCGTGCTCCTGCTGAACGCCGGTCACGAGGCCACGGTCAACACGACCGTCAACGGATGGTGGGCGCTGTTCCGCAATCCCGCCCAGTTGGCGGACCTGCGGCGCAATCCCGAAAAGTTGTCCACAGCTGTGGATGAACTCATGCGGTACGACACGCCCCTGCAGATGTTCGAGCGCTGGGTGCTCGACGACGTCCGGATCGGGGACACCCTCGTCCCCCGCGGGGCCGAGGTCGCACTGTTGTTCGGGTCCGCGAACCGGGATCCCGCGCGCTTCGCCGACCCCGACGCGCTGGACCTCGTACGGGCCGACAATCCTCACCTGAGCTTCGGGGCCGGGATCCACTACTGCCTGGGGGCGCCGCTCGCGCGCCGGGAGCTGGAGGCCTCGTTCGGGGCTCTGCTGGCGGACGGCGTCCCGCCACTGCGGCTCGTCGAGGAGCCGCAGTGGCGGGACGGTTATGTCATCCGGGGGCTGGAGCGGTTGCTGGTCGAGTTCTGA